One Drechmeria coniospora strain ARSEF 6962 chromosome 01, whole genome shotgun sequence genomic region harbors:
- a CDS encoding 5-formyltetrahydrofolate cyclo-ligase translates to MAASSLAAAKQQLRMVVKERLSSVSPDSITAQSRKIFESLKDFPPYKHASRISVYLSMPAGEVQTDAIVRHALGAGKQVYVPYLHTPPPELAKADAPVRVMDMVLLASVEDYEGLKLDRWSIPSIDPATVHERQRILGGPPRHPGSDGDRSALDLMLMPGVAFDLDPAGSVRRLGHGKGFYDFFLNRYLAQVGAAVDNPPLLVYGLALTEQLLSASSAEQVPMGPHDRRLHGLVLGTGEIRESPTHSL, encoded by the exons atggccgcctcgtcgctcgccgctGCCAAGCAGCAGTTGAGGATGGTGGTGAAGGAGAGGCTATCGTCGGTGTCCCCAGACTCCATCACCGCTCAAA GCCGCAAGATATTCGAGTCTCTCAAGGACTTCCCGCCCTACAAACATGCGAGCCGCATCAGCGTATATCTCTCCATGCCGGCGGGCGAGGTCCAgaccgacgccatcgtccgtcacgccctcggcgccggaaAGCAGGTCTACGTCCCCTACCTTcacacgccgccgccggagctGGCCAAGGCAGATGCGCCCGTGCGCGTCATGGATATGGTCCTGCTCGCCAGCGTTGAAGATTACGAAGGCCTCAAACTCGACCGGTGGTCTATTCCCAGCATAGACCCCGCCACCGTCCACGAGCGACAGCGCATCCTGGGAGGCCCCCCTCGTCATCCTGGCTCCGACGGTGACCGCTCTGCCCTGGACCTGATGCTCATGCCGGGCGTCGCTTTTGACCTCGACCCCGCCGGCTCCGTCCGGAGACTCGGCCACGGCAAAGGGTTCTACGACTTCTTCCTGAACAGGTATCTGGCCcaggtcggcgccgccgtcgacaaccCACCATTGCTCGTCTACGGCCTGGCCCTCACCGAGCAGCTCTTGTCTGCTTCCTCCGCTGAGCAGGTCCCCATGGGCCCCCACGATCGGAGGCTGCATGGCCTCGTGCTTGGCACCGGAGAGATTCGGGAGTCTCCTACCCATAGCTTGTAA
- a CDS encoding hypothetical protein (related to importin MTR10) gives MATNGAHEAFVPSDVLEAVMTMRTGEQHSKINAHQYLERFQKSKASWATVMGILQAKAEPEATLFAAITLRGKLTYDLSAQVSVDELPALRTQILLLLKHFAPGPKPIRVQLCVCLAILAIQMKDWHDVLASVVQSFGDGPESHACILDFLRVLPEEVTEGRKITLSEDDLAARSQALLGDSTRQVVQLLINYAQSSPAAARNPQLMECITSWLREVPVADIVNSPLLNVIFDGVSSDECGQEASECLCVLLREASDVDESQDVVHALFPRVLALRPQIAKAAEEEDTEKLKSLTKVFAASAESWVVGIARQPAQFKPLVDAVLECAARDTDRDVIEHTFTFWYDLKQYLVLEIYMQGRLEMVDVYSKLVDILLKHLQYPTPDSGNEADLFDGDREQEEKFREFRHQMGDALKDACDVMGVTDCLTKVLHAVQLWMQKYAGHVSGTSVPHWQELEAPLFAMRALGRMVDKDESIVIPQLMPLLVQMPTHEKLRFATIMVLGRYTEWTAAHPEYLEPQFNYIVSSFQSDSREIMRAAALSIKFFCTDCKHLLSGQVVQLQAFYDQTLDKLPDVSKEEMTEGVANVVAVQPVAETYRLLKLYCDPLVQRLMSKANGATDEEGKLAVADHLQLITIFTQNVTPSVNPGEENPAVKYWQEVFPILSTVLDNFLDFGPICERICRCWRNMIISYRTAMAPLLPDMANKLASSFNVAREGCFLWVTSAILREFSEDRENVNQATRDNIYTFFEAQTTAFLRVMTELQPKELPDVIDDFFRLVIDALLYCPQRLVPSHLLVPVLEAAIYALTLEQRDPLSSTLHFVRDLLSYGGNNPASSEGLPEPTAGEIRGIIKNLLMSHGTNLTKQVMAGMMITFPRDCFADGSGVLLAMFELLPAETTEWVSHTIQLLPPGTVTAAEAQRLVTKIRERLQSGDSSGLRHVRVLLQDFTNSYRRRNVAPRDGLGQLEATRFQFSG, from the exons ATGGCTACAAACGGTGCGCACGAGGCGTTTGTGCCATCGGATGTCTTGGAGGCTGTCATGACCATGAGAACCGGGGAACAACACAGCAAGATCAACGCTCATCAATATCTGGAACGCTTTCAGAAATCC AAAGCTTCATGGGCCACCGTCATGGGGATACTccaggccaaggccgagccCGAGGCCACGCTCTTTGCCGCCATCACACTTCGGGGCAAG TTGACATACGACCTTTCAGCTCAAGTCTCCGTCGACGAACTTCCCGCACTCCGGACCCAGATCCTGCTCCTCCTGAAGCACTTTGCGCCAGGCCCGAAGCCCATCCGAGTGCAGCTCTGCGTTTGCCTCGCCATCTTGGCTATACAAATGAAAGACTGGCACGATGTCCTTGCGTCCGTCGTGCAGTCGTTTGGCGACGGTCCCGAGAGCCATGCATGCATTCTTGACTTCCTGCGAGTCCTTCCCGAGGAGGTGACCGAAGGTCGAAAAATCACCCTTTCT GAAGATGACCTTGCCGCACGTTCACAGGCCCTGCTAGGAGACAGCACGAGACAAGTTGTGCAGCTCCTCATCAACTACGCCCAGTCCTCGC ccgccgccgcccgcaaCCCCCAGCTGATGGAATGCATCACCTCCTGGTTGAGGGAggtgcccgtcgccgacatcgtCAACTCGCCCTTGCTGAACGTCATATTTGATGGTGTTTCCAGCGACGAATGTGGCCAGGAAGCGTCCGAATGCCTTTGCGTTCTTCTCAGGGAAGCGAGCGACGTTGATGAAAGTCAAGATGTCGTTCACGCCCTCTTCCCCCGCGTCCTCGCCCTTCGACCTCAGATCGCaaaggcggcggaggaggaggatacGGAAAAGCTCAAGTCCTTGACAAAGGTCTTTGCCGCTTCTGCCGAGAGCTGGGTCGTCGGAATCGCCCGTCAACCGGCTCAGTTCAAGCCCCTGGTCGACGCCGTTCTCGAATGCGCCGCCCGGGATACGGATCGAGACGTCATCGAGCACACATTTACCTTCTGGTATGATCTCAAGCAGTACCTCGTTCTCGAAATATACATGCAAGGCCGCCTGGAAATGGTCGACGTCTATTCAAAGTTGGTGGACATCCTCCTGAAACACCTGCAATACCCGACGCCGGATTCCGGCAATGAAGCAGACCTGTTCGACGGGGACCGCGAGCAGGAGGAAAAGTTCCGGGAATTCCGTCACCAAATGGGCGATGCCCTGAAGGATGCCTGCGACGTCATGGGCGTCACCGATTGCCTAACCAAGGTGCTCCATGCCGTCCAGCTCTGGATGCAAAAGTATGCCGGTCACGTCTCGGGCACCAGCGTCCCCCACTGGCAGGAGCTTGAGGCTCCCCTGTTTGCCATGCGCGCCCTTGGCCGTATGGTCGACAAGGACGAAAGCATCGTCATTCCTCAACTCATGCCGCTGCTTGTCCAGATGCCCACCCACGAAAAGTTGCGCTTCGCGACCATCATGGTCCTGGGGAGGTATACGGagtggacggcggcgcaccCCGAGTATCTGGAGCCGCAGTTCAACTATATTGTCAGCTCGTTCCAGTCCGACTCGAGGGAGATCATGCGAGCTGCCGCACTGTCCATCAAGTTCTTCTGCACCGACTGCAAGCATCTGCTGAGCGGTCAAGTCGTCCAGCTGCAGGCGTTTTACGACCAGACCTTGGACAAGCTTCCGGACGTCAGCAAGGAGGAGATGACCGAGGGCGTCGCGaatgtcgtcgccgtccagcCTGTGGCCGAGACGTATCGGCTCCTGAAGCTTTACTGCGACCCTCTTGTGCAGAGGCTGATGTCCAAGGCCAACGGTGCAACGGATGAGGAAGGAAAGCTGGCCGTCGCAG ACCACCTTCAACTCATCACCATCTTCACCCAGAACGTGACGCCATCGGTCAACCCGGGAGAGGAGAACCCTGCGGTCAAGTACTGGCAAGAGGTATTCCCCATCCTGTCGACGGTCCTAGACAACTTCCTGGACTTTGGTCCCATCTGCGAGCGGATTTGCCGATGCTGGCGCAATATGATCATCTCGTACCGCACCGCCATGGCTCCGCTGCTGCCGGACATGGCGAATAAGCTGGCAAGCAGCTTCAACGTCGCTCGGGAAGGTTGCTTCCTTTGGGTCACCTCGGCCATCCTGCGCGAGTTTTCGGAGGATCGCGAGAATGTCAaccaggcgacgagggacAACATTTATACCTTCTTCGAGGCTCAGACAACGGCCTTTCTTCGCGTCATGACGGAACTCCAGCCTAAGGAGCTGCCGGATGTCATTGACGACTTCTTCCGCCTCGTGATCGATGCGCTGCTGTACTGTCCACAGAGACTGGTGCCCTCGCACCTCTTGGTGCCGGTTCTCGAAGCTGCCATCTATGCGCTAACGCTGGAGCAGCGGGATCCTctgtcgtcgacgttgcACTTTGTGCGAGATTTGTTGTCGTATGGAGGCAACAATCCGGCCAGCAGCGAGGGCCTACCGGAGCCGACCGCGGGAGAGATCCGGGGCATCATCAAGAACCTCCTGATGAGCCACGGCACAAACCTGACGAAGCAGGTCATGGCCGGAATGATGATCACCTTCCCGCGAGACTGCTTCGCCGACGGTAGCGGGGTCCTCCTGGCCATGTTCGAGCTCCTgccggcggagacgacggagTGGGTGTCCCACACGATTCAGCTGCTGCCCCCGGGAACCGTGACGGCAGCGGAAGCCCAGAGATTGGTGACGAAGATCAGGGAACGGCTGCAATCTGGTGACTCCAGCGGCCTCCGGCACGTCAGGGTGCTGCTGCAGGACTTTACAAACTCGTACCGTCGACGGAACGTGGCTCCTcgtgatggcctcggccagctggAGGCCACCCGCTTCCAGTTTTCCGGCTGA
- a CDS encoding Ras-like protein (RASL_COLTR Ras-like protein), which translates to MASSTKFLREYKLVVVGGGGVGKSCLTIQLIQSHFVDEYDPTIEDSYRKQCVIDDEVALLDVLDTAGQEEYSAMREQYMRTGEGFLLVYSITSRQSFEEITTFQQQILRVKDKDYFPMVVVGNKCDLESEREVSRQEGEALARSFNCKFIETSAKSRINVDKAFYDIVREIRRFNREMQGYSTGSGGNSGLNGPPKPMDMDDGDRASRCCSKCVLM; encoded by the exons ATGGCTTCATCGACCAAG TTTCTGAGAGAGTACAAGCTCGTAGTCGTCGGCGGAGGTGGTGTCGGTAAATCTTGCTTGACCATTCAATTGATCCAAAGCCACTTCGTCGACGAGTATGATCCCACGATTGAAG ATTCATACCGTAAGCAGTGCGTCattgacgacgaggtcgctCTGCTCGATGTCCTCGATACTGCCGGTCAGGAAGAGTACAGCGCCATGCGCGAGCAGTACATGCGAACCGGAGAGGGCTTCTTGCTAGTCTACTCCATCACCTCCCGCCAGAGCTTCGAGGAAATCACGACATTCCAGCAACAGATTCTACGAgtcaaggacaaggactATTTCcccatggtcgtcgtcggcaacaaATGCGATTTGGAGAGCGAGCGAGAGGTCTCCCGACAGG AGGGAGAGGCCCTGGCGAGGTCCTTCAACTGCAAGTTCATCGAGACGTCGGCCAAGTCCCGCATCAACGTCGACAAGGCATTCTACGACATTGTCCGCGAGATTCGGAGGTTCAATCGCGAAATGCAGGGCTATTCcaccggcagcggcggcaactCGGGCCTCAATGGCCCTCCGAAGCccatggacatggacgatggcgacaGAGCATCCCGGTGCTGCTCCAAGTGCGTCCTCATGTAG